In a single window of the Nicotiana tomentosiformis chromosome 10, ASM39032v3, whole genome shotgun sequence genome:
- the LOC104108445 gene encoding probable LRR receptor-like serine/threonine-protein kinase At1g14390, which produces MMRNSSQFPFILFFLGLLLFLFVPSSSAQLVPAENRILFQIQQFLEYPPVLQGWNNWTNFCYLPKSPSLVITCSGNHITELTIVGNKKSPSQTLKSSTPQALSGKFSIDSFFTVVTKLSSLKKLSLVSLGLWGPLPAKISRFHSLEVLNISSNFIVGDIPSSIVKFKNLKSLVLARNLLNGSVPDLKGLVAIQELDLSNNHLGPKFPSIGNNIVTLDLSNNFFRSEIPNGLNKFNHLQILDISSNKLVGPIPSFLFSMPAIQSINVAKNQLSGALPATVSCSNKLNFVDVSSNLLIGKLPACLGSSSRNRTVINVWNCLSSTSSTKYQHPHTFCEKQAIAVKPPSKTDDDKKKQSTIKLGVVIGLIAGIVVVVSAIGLLIFFIVKKVTRNRVQGYKNDSFAFEKNSTLSKTADGGNARRTMRLTSLGLPPYHVFTLEEMEDATNNFDPTNLVGEGSQGQLYRGWLRDGAVVLVKCLKLKQKHSPQILQQHMEMISKLRHRHLVSVLGHCVVTYQDHPNTASTVFIVLENVVNGSLKDHLSDWRKRDVLKWPQRMGITMGIAKGIQYLHTGGVTGNDIKLENVLLDETLTVRISCYNISLPSKVGSESPLVGPDQLTSAKEAEKEDIYQLGTILLEAITGRPINSQSETEDLKLQVETCLAESPSKLRDLTDPCIRGTFAYESLKTMVQIAVNCLDKEPSRRPSIEDVLWHMQYSIQVQEGATNSGNLSGNLSGKVSGNLSNKFY; this is translated from the exons ATGATGAGAAACAGTTCCCAGTTTCCTTTTATTCTCTTTTTTCTTGGTCTGCTTTTGTTTTTATTTGTTCCATCTTCTTCTGCTCAGTTAGTTCCAGCTGAAAATAGAATCCTTTTCCAAATTCAACAGTTTCTTGAATATCCACCAGTTTTACAAGGATGGAATAATTGGACAAATTTTTGTTACCTTCCAAAATCTCCTTCTCTTGTTATTACTTGTTCTGGTAATCACATAACAGAATTAACAATTGTTGGCAACAAAAAATCCCCTTCTCAGACTTTAAAATCCTCTACTCCTCAAGCTTTATCTGGTAAATTTTCCATTGATTCATTTTTCACTGTTGTCACTAAACTTTCAAGTCTAAAGAAATTGTCATTAGTTTCACTTGGATTATGGGGTCCATTACCTGCCAAGATTAGTAGATTTCACTCACTTGAGGTACTAAACATTAGTTCAAATTTCATTGTTGGTGATATTCCATCATCAATAGTAAAATTCAAGAATCTGAAATCTCTTGTTTTGGCTAGAAATTTGCTTAATGGATCTGTACCAGATTTGAAAGGGTTAGTAGCAATTCAAGAACTGGATTTGAGTAACAATCATTTAGGACCAAAGTTCCCATCTATAGGAAATAACATTGTTACACTCGATTTGAGTAACAATTTTTTCAGATCAGAAATTCCTAATGGACTCAACAAGTTTAATCATTTGCAAATTCTTGATATCTCTTCAAATAAACTTGTTGGTCCAATCCCTTCTTTTCTGTTTTCAATGCCAGCAATTCAGTCTATTAATGTTGCCAAAAACCAGCTAAGTGGTGCACTTCCAGCAACTGTATCTTGTAGCAATAAGCTTAATTTTGTCGATGTTTCGAGTAATCTTTTGATAGGAAAATTGCCTGCTTGTCTTGGATCAAGTTCAAGAAACAGGACAGTGATTAATGTTTGGAATTGTTTGTCAAGTACAAGTAGTACTAAGTATCAACATCCACATACATTTTGTGAAAAACAAGCAATAGCTGTTAAGCCTCCTTCAAAAACTGATGATGATAAGAAAAAACAATCCACAATCAAACTTGGTGTTGTAATAGGATTAATTGCAGGAATTGTGGTAGTAGTGAGTGCAATAGGCTTGTTGATATTTTTCATTGTCAAGAAAGTTACAAGAAATAGAGTtcaagggtacaagaatgatagCTTTGCTTTTGAGAAGAATTCAACCCTTTCTAAAACTGCTGATGGAg GGAATGCAAGGAGGACAATGAGGTTGACATCATTAGGATTGCCTCCATATCATGTTTTCACTCTTGAGGAAATGGAAGATGCAACAAACAATTTTGATCCAACTAATCTAGTTGGAGAAGGTTCCCAGGGTCAG CTATATAGAGGTTGGCTTAGAGATGGAGCAGTGGTCCTAGTGAAATGTCTGAAATTGAAGCAGAAGCATTCACCTCAAATTCTACAGCAGCACATGGAGATGATATCAAAGCTAAGACATAGGCATTTGGTTAGTGTACTTGGACACTGTGTTGTTACTTACCAAGATCACCCAAATACAGCTAGCACTGTATTTATTGTGCTTGAAAATGTTGTCAATGGATCACTAAAGGATCATCTTAGCG ATTGGAGAAAAAGAGATGTATTGAAATGGCCACAAAGAATGGGAATAACAATGGGAATTGCAAAAGGAATCCAGTATTTGCACACTGGAGGAGTCACTGGAAATGATATAAAGCTTGAGAATGTTTTGTTGGATGAGACTCTTACTGTTAGAATAAGCTGCTATAACATATCTTTGCCTTCTAAG GTTGGTTCTGAAAGTCCTCTTGTTGGACCGGACCAATTAACCAG CGCGAAAGAAGCAGAAAAGGAAGACATCTATCAATTGGGAACAATTCTACTAGAGGCTATTACTGGTCGGCCAATCAACTCCCAAAGTGAGACAGAAGACCTTAAGCTTCAG GTGGAGACTTGCTTAGCGGAATCACCATCAAAGCTACGAGATTTAACAGATCCTTGTATTAGGGGTACATTTGCATATGAATCGTTGAAAACTATGGTCCAGATTGCAGTAAATTGTCTTGATAAAGAACCGAGCAGGAGGCCATCAATTGAAGATGTTCTTTGGCATATGCAATACTCAATTCAGGTTCAAGAAGGAGCAACCAACAGTGGAAACCTCAGTGGGAACCTCAGTGGGAAAGTCAGTGGAAACCTTAGCAATAAGTTTTACTGA